One genomic region from Terasakiella sp. SH-1 encodes:
- a CDS encoding arginyltransferase, whose product MRPDRTQSKVFFYTTSPLSCPYLDGEVERRIVTELTGADADDLHNALSKGGFRRSHYMAYAPVCPNCSACVPVRVDAQNFHFSKSWRRVEKQFSYLEATLCEPVATQEQFLLFEKYQKKRHGDGDMASMDYFDYRSMIEETPIKTSLVEFREEGTLVSALLMDHLDDGLSAVYSFFDDAKKYRGMGNYMVLWAIRQAVVQNLPYVYLGYLIKDCRKMSYKGRYSPLEGCVDGQWVLLNTD is encoded by the coding sequence ATGCGCCCGGATCGTACCCAGTCCAAGGTCTTTTTTTATACAACGTCCCCCCTGTCCTGCCCTTATTTGGATGGGGAGGTTGAAAGACGTATTGTGACTGAATTGACTGGGGCAGATGCGGATGATCTGCATAATGCCCTTTCTAAAGGTGGTTTTCGTCGCAGTCACTATATGGCTTATGCCCCTGTATGTCCGAATTGTTCGGCCTGTGTTCCTGTGCGTGTGGATGCGCAGAATTTTCATTTCTCTAAAAGCTGGCGTCGGGTGGAAAAGCAGTTTTCCTATCTGGAAGCAACACTTTGTGAGCCCGTAGCCACCCAAGAGCAGTTTTTATTGTTTGAGAAATATCAAAAAAAGCGTCATGGCGATGGCGATATGGCCTCGATGGATTATTTTGACTATCGCTCCATGATTGAAGAAACGCCGATCAAAACATCGCTTGTTGAATTTCGCGAAGAAGGAACATTGGTTTCAGCCTTGTTGATGGACCATCTCGATGATGGCTTGTCTGCGGTGTATAGTTTTTTTGATGATGCAAAAAAATACCGGGGTATGGGGAATTATATGGTGCTATGGGCGATCCGTCAGGCTGTGGTGCAGAACCTCCCTTATGTTTATCTTGGCTACTTGATTAAAGACTGTCGTAAAATGTCCTATAAGGGACGTTACAGCCCGCTTGAAGGCTGCGTTGACGGGCAATGGGTATTGTTGAATACCGACTAA